The following DNA comes from Cryptococcus deuterogattii R265 chromosome 2, complete sequence.
GACGTCTTGCAGGGATTGACGCGACTGATCATGACGATGATTACTGTGCCTGGAGGGAGAGGCGCGTCGGTAGCGAGGTGTACAGTGTGCGGCACTCGTTTGGTGTAGCCTCAGCTCCGTTCTGCACGCGTAGACTCTTACTGTTCAATATGCTTTGTACCGTGTAGGAGTGCTTTCAACGAACGACACTCGTCCTTCTGGCCTGCCCGAGTAGTGTACTCCCACCGCGACGTAACATACACTGCATAGAGGCACCCGGCACCCCGGCAACCCCCACCGCCCACTCTACACGCCGCGGGTGATTGATTGACCAGCAAGAAAATCTACGTAACAAACAATCACACCACTCAATCTGTATCCGCACCTTCATTGTAcaactctttcttccttcctccttttcctcccttccttccaaccCTCATCCGGTCATGTCATGCCCACCCACTCCCAACCGCATTCACCATCTACCAGGTACGTCCGCGCGTTTATGCTTCCTTATTCCCGCACTGGTCGTGTGCTAACAGCATCAACCAACCACAGTCCGCGTCTCCTACtacatcccttcttcctcacagACCTACTCGACAATATTTCCATCATTACAACAAGTGTACATACATCCTCAATCTGCTGGTGGAGACGACGAGACATGGGGATCCATATACTTAAAGACTGTAGTAAAGGGAGTTCTGGCTGCCAGGTGGGTCCTGTTTGCACGCGTTGAGAACGGCGTCCATATCACGGAACCAGCTGACCATCTCCACGATAGTCCTGAATTACATCCTGCCTATCCTGGAACGTCCGATTTATCTCTCTATGTGCTCGATCCTCGCGAAACATATTTTCGTCGTGCACGCGCCAGTTCAATTCACCACGGTAACACTGACGCGGCTGGTAGCGAAGTATGGACAGGCAAAGGTCTCGTTTCTTGGAGTCTTGCTGAACATGGCCAAGGCAAAAATCTGATCGCCGGCCGGCTAGAACGAGACGCAGCGTTTACCACAGTGATTAGAACGCAGGGAATGTCTGCTCTTGAAGCTTTGATGACGGCAGACCAGATGGGTGATGCGGGCGAAGAGAGCTGGGGTATTGACATTTCAGTGGGTCTGAACATGGGGTTAGGTGCGCCTGGAGGGTTGCGTGCCAGTTCGCCGGCAGTGCAGAGGAGGCGATCTGGttcagaaagagaagaaagggagcAGATAACATCCGCTTATCCCAGACAACAAAAACGCGCATCAGTCCCATCTACACCGCAAACTTTCGACATCCAAGAAGAACTTCCCGCccacccatcatcatcttcttacTCCCACGACCTATCCTTTAGACCCAACCACAATATCAACCACGCAAGCTCCCCTATCGACCCCCCTCGGGCTCGTGGTAGACCAGCCAAATCCGTTAGTACCGGGGGCCGTCCTCGTAAAATCCCTGCTTCGTCACACGGTTCCTCCGCCTCTATCGATGGTACCGACCCAAGACGACGTCCTGCATCTAGTCAACGACCATATGAAATCcctcttccgtcttctGAAGGCTCTAGTGTCTACGATGCCCTATCCTCCATTCCCGAAAATATCCTAGCCCGTCCCGAGTCACTCACACGCGAGCAAGCCCAAAGGCTACTGGCAAGTCCCGCATTCATTGATATGCTTGGTAAAATCACCGGCACCTCCATTCCTACGGGCAAGCCCAACGCCAACAACAAACGCccgagagatggagaggaggtcGAGGTTCAACCTCCGAAgcgaaagagaggaagaccaaccaaggctgaaaaggcGGCAAAAGAGGCTCAAGAAGCGGCTGCAAGATTGGCAGAAGCTGTCAAACAAAAGGCCGAAGCTGTCCACGGTACACAAGAGGATTCGAGAAACCCGGTATGCTGGAATTGCGGCAGAACGAAGTCTGCTATCTGGAGAACTAAGGTGATGGAAAATGGGCAAAGTGTGAGAGTATGCAATGGTAAGTGGTCATTGGCAGAGCATGAGGAATATTTGTTAACCTGAAATAGCTTGTGGTCTTTACTGGAACAAGCTTGGGACTATGAGACCCCCCAATCTTTGGGCAGACGGCGATGATGATCGTCGAAGTGAACGAGCCCAAAGTACCTTCTCTGAGGCACCGTCAGAACATGGGCCAGCGCATCGAGTAGATCAACCGCTCGCTCGTGCTCAAGAGTCATTCAAGCGGACATTGTCCGCAGCGGTCGAGCAGGATGCTAGACGTATGGCTACTCGCCACAAAGGTCGTTCGTTTACTTCCCCCAACAAGCATTCTAAACTTGGCCCAATGACGTCCCCGCCTCGTGGGTCTGCGTCTGCTACAAAATCGTTAAAACAAGGCAGACACACTGCGGCCAGTTCGCCTGGGGGCTTCGCGGAGGCGATGCACGGTTCATTCGAGTCGGAAGTTAATGAAGCTAGCCCtgaggatgacgacgaATCCCCTCATTTCCGTGCGCGACCTGctcctcatccccatcgCCTTACCCGTAACCCTCCTTCCAAGACTGATACCCGGACGCTCGACCTTCCGCTCAGCGATGACGGTTTAGGTAGTGGCGCGCCCCATGGCAGCAATGAATGGAATGACGAAGTCTCTGCATTTTTCGATGTGGAGGGCTTCTCAATGTCTACTATGGTCCAGCCTGAAATCCCAGAATACAGTCGTCATCACCATGGTCAACAAGTTATCCAAGGAACGAAGCATGGCGCCCATCGCTCAAATCCTATCCACGTAACTTCTTCGTCGGTGATGGAGAATGAGCATGTTAGCACGGATTCTACTCTGGAGGAAGATACCGTACTTTCACAGTTATTCAACCGCACATCTTCCATTGCAGGCCCGGGgtcctctccttcaggtTTTGACTTTTCCCAGTTACCACCCTCTTCGCCGCCCATGTCTGTCCTCAGTTCAGATGCTCTTCCCCATTCTGCGCTCCTTTTGTCGAGCCCTGTAAAGAAGAGCACTCCTAGTGTATCCGGACAGACGCCCAGCGCGTCTGGCTTGACCCCTGTTGATGGCAATCGCTTGCCTCAAAGCAGCTCCAAGCTGAGACACTCTGTCAATGTGGGTGACAGTCAGGCTGGTGGAAACGGTGATGCACAGCAACTGGACTTTGAGGGTATTCAGAGGATGTTCAATTTTATGTCTCATTCCGATGACGGTTCGATGAAAAATACGCCTGCCCGTACGAATCATACCCCTCTTTCGACGTTTGAAGACCCCCAATACGGTGCTTTGAATGAGTTGATTGATGGCCTCGGTGGAGGTGCATcggggatgaagataagTGTTGGAGGAGACGGCGAAACCAGCAGTGCGAGTGCAGTGTTGGCGGAGGGAAATGGGGAAGACATCTTTGCGTCATTCTTGGATGGAGGGGCGTTTGTGTGAAGGGTGTAGAAGTAGCATTGgacctttcttctttgatatGGGTAGCAAAAAAAACCCAACATTATTATGATGTTGTAATAAAATATAATAAGCGTACAGATGGTCGTTCACACGATTATTAATTAACGATGCATCGACAAGGTTTGTGTtatgaggaaaaggaagatcaGTCGCCAGACGCGCAAGCGGGTGGCGCCAGTGCCAGGAATCACGATCGTGGGGGCGTGCCTGAGTGTGCTCTTCAGCTGGAAGGCGTGGCCAATCAGGCGCGGCCGATTACACAACAAGATCAGATCGGGGGTGCTCTCACAAATTTTGTAAATATTCGGCTATCGATTATAGGATTTTTCGATTAGACTATTTAAGCGCGGCAATCTCATGACATAATTAATCATCCACCCGCcttctcattttcttcatccatctttttttccattGTCCCATATTCGCAAAGATGTCCTCCTGCTGTGGCGGTAACAATTCCAATGGCTGCTGCAAGTCAAAGCTCCAGCAAGCACCAAGTGCTGCAGTCCCTCTCCTTCGTGGCAACAAGAGCTCCAATGCCGACTCTTCATCAAGCTCCAGCAATGGCGCCAGCTACGGTGCCGTCTGGTCGATCGACAATGCTGCTCATGCTCATTCCGACAGAACACAACAACTGCAGGAAGTTTTGGGAGATGTCCAGCCGCTAGGAAGCAAGTGTGGTGCCCACGAAAGTGGCGGTCAGTGTTGTAAGTCTTGAAACTTCACTTTATTGCAAGTTGATAATTGATTGGTGGCGATAGGTAAGGAACTTAAGGGAGATGACGAAAGACATTTGATCAGCCCCGAAATTGTTCGTGATGTGTAAGTGTGATATTCCTTTTACATGATATTGGAGGTCGTTGGCGCTGACAAAgccttccctctcccttaTCTTTGTGCCACCCAATCTGCCGGGCAATGGAAACAGTATTATCGGCCTTTCCGATGGTCTTACAGTCCCATTCGCTCTCACTGCCggtctttcttctcttggtAGCTCTTCTCTCGTAGTGACTGGTGGTCTCGCCGAACTTTGCGCTGGTGCTATCTCTATGGGTCTTGGTGGATACCGTAAGTGTTATCGTCACACTATCCCACAGTCGCTAACTTGATTTAGTTGCATCCCAAGCTGAGCTTGATCACTTCCACTATCTTCGACGACAAACACAAGCTCGCGTCCTTCGATCCTGTgctggagagatggagcgTGAAATCCACTCTATCCTCGGCCCTCTTGGCGTCAAGGAGCCTCTCTCCCGACTTGTGGCCGAGGACCTCCGATctgttgaggatgaaatCTACGGTCCTCCAGGTGCTCAAGGATCGGAGGGTGTTATGCAAGGGACCGACGTCGTCTCTGAGAGTGGAAATATGAAGTGGGGATTGCTTAATTGGAGAACAAAGAAgaccgaggaagaggatggtggaATGTGTGGCAACCAAGAAATGGGTATGACTGCATTCTTGCTCAAGTTTGGTGAAGGCATGGGTAAGTTACTGTTCCTTTTTCGGTCCCAGAATTGCTGCTAATAACCATCTCAGAGGAAGTTCCCGTTTCTCGGCTGTATGTTTCCGCCCTTACTATCGGCCTCTCTTACTTCATTGGCGGCCTTATCCCCCTCATCCCTTACATGGCTACGTCTACGGCCGAAGTCGGTCTTCTTTACTCTGCCATTGTCACTTCtatcatccttttcatcttcggaGGTTTCAAAACTTACTTCACCGGCGCCACTGGTGGATGGTACGGTTACGCCTACGGCGCTGTCAGTACTATGATTGTCGGTGGCTTCGCTGCTGGCGCCGCGTTTGGGTTGGTCAAGGCCCTGGACGTGCAGGATTAGAGGCTTCTCGGTCTGAGACTTAGAGTGACATGGTTGCTTTTGAGCGCTCTCCGATGGGCTTGTCGGGTGAATAGGGCGCTGACTAAGGTCTGTAATATATATCGCGGATTTGGATGGTCCCATATACTTTTTTTTAGAATTTCATATATTTCGAATTTCGATTCTTAGTTTCTGTCCCTCCTTCATAGGAAAGGGCTTGAATATATATACTGTACTAGATTGGGATTATATAAACGCGATATGTACTCTGTACTGTAGTAAATTAACGTACCCACTGTTTCATAGGTATTCCAATAAAGTAAGCAAATAAACAAGCGAGATACTGAGCGATATTGACATCATGAAGTTCATCCGAAAACCACCACGCTCCAACAACGATGAACGGCAAATGACTGGAATTTGCTCATTCTTTATGGGTCATGGCAGGGTACAAGCGCTAGATTTCAGTTTTTCGGGCGTATCATCAATCACCAATCACCAACCATCTGCCAATAGCCGTTGGACTAGATTATGGTGGGGCATGGAGCATATTAAGAATGCCCTGCGCTTGCGGCCGAAAATGCTGAAGGCCAGTTAAACGAAGGCTAGCGGTAGAAAAAAGTAATATAATATCCAGGCGCGTTGCGTAAAGCGGCTAGCGGCGCTCAATCAAGCCAACCACCATCGCATTTCATTAATTGATGACGAACGAAAAGCGGAGTCGGGTATATATAGTTTCGTCGGTATAATGCGAAGAGGACCGCATACATGCCGAACCATTTTCAATCCTCAGTTAATGCAACCATCTACTATGCATGCTTCTGATCTCGCTTTCCCCAAGTTCAAACAGGATAAATATAGCTACACTATAAGCCTTTTTCGGCTTTGTATCGGAACTCATGATCTCATGATCTCATGATCTGACAATCTTCTAGCAAAACAATGTTCGGATGGGTATCTTTGAAAAAGCGCCTGACCCCAAATGCTGTAATATGTCATGATTGTATGTGAATCTCCGAAAGACCGGAAGGAATGCCATGAAATGTTTTATTCGACTCTGGTCAAAAAGAGAGGTGTTATTATATCGAACATCTGCGGAAGGGCAGAATGCAATGAACTGTCCTGCGATAAAGACGTCGGTTGTGTAAGCGATGACGACTGCAATGTAGAGCTGGAGACATGAGTTGTTGCAAGAAAGGGTTGATTCCCATTCTCTTTTAATCTTCTAGTTCCTCCACCACTGCTTCCTCAGCCAcagcttccttctccattcccttccaCATCGCCCTTGATTTCCTTCCAATTCGTCCGCTAGTAGTCCCCGGCTTCATTTTCTTAAAACTCGGTCGTTTGGACAGCTCGgatcctccttccccacctAATACCACATCAGGATGAAGTTCGGTTGGACTGGCTCGACGTTTCGTATGTGAGTCTTCGTCGGTACTCCCTTTTGTGAGATCAGCGTGAGAGTTTGTACTAAGAGAGTCGGTGTAAGATCCGCCGGAAGCCGAGTTCGTGGTGGGTATTGACCCGAATGACCCCAGCGAACCGAGTGACCCAATCGCCGAACCAGAAACGGATGAGccaaaagaaggagcaTGTTTCTGTAAAGGAGAGGGATTGGGCCGTTCTTTAGCTTGGTCATAATCAAGCATATGGAGATAATGGTATATGATGGCTCGATGCACAAACAAATATTGCCGCAATGTTTGCACAAGGGACATACGCTGGACGCGCATACCTTCAAGGACACACGACACGGGGTCACGCATCGcagaaagtggagaaggtTCGCGCCGACGTCGGTTGGAGGAAGTAATGGGCTGAGGATCAGATAAGCGACCGGGTATCCTGTTACAGTGTCAGTCCATTACAATCATATGGACAACAACATTACTTACGACTCAGAAGAAATTCGATCAGACGACGTCTGTGCAGACGCTAGACTGGGCCTTCTTGTATCGCTATCGCTCGAGACGCTCGTACCAACAGACGCCATCCTATACTGCATAAACCTATGATCGACGCTATTAGCGGCCTTGAGAGGGTCGACCTCCATCGTTTCATCACTGCTCTGCTCCTTGGATGGCAAGGAAAGGTTGGGATCGACTTGATGCTCTGGTTGAGTAGGCATCGTACCAGGAGATATCGAAAGCTGAGGAGCAACGGATCCATTAGGATCACCCAAGTTAAACGATTGACAAACAGATTCAGGTGAGGCAACTGTTGAAAGCGTAGTAACAGGAGATGCAGAGCTAGAATGCTGTGGGGATATGGCTTCGGGATCACATGCAGGCTCATCTACAGATCGAGCTTCGGGGGCACTACGCTGACAAAGGTCTCGGCGAAGGCCATCCAAGATAGCGTCCACCACGATGAAACTTCCTGTCCTTCCAACACCAGCCGAGCCTACGTAAAATTAGTACCAATCTAGCACTAAAACTGCAGTACTTACAGTGTACTAAGACCGGTGGCTCGTCAACTTTCCTGTAACAACCTTCTGGTCTGGCCTCGCACGCCGCATCGTTGACTTCCTGGATCAACTTGAGCAAAGTATCCGGCTTCTCCGGCACATCGAAGTCCGGCCAGCCAATGCACTGAAGTTGTACGACCTTTCTTGGTGGCTGATCAGGCTTGTCATCGCGGGAAACGAGGAATACCCGTTTGATGTTTGAGTCACTTCCTTGAGGGAATGTGGAAGACTTCGGGGTCGCTCCTGCTGTTCCAAAATCAAACCCAGAGTTCGCGGCCGGAAGCGCATTATCTTCCCCTCCAGACTGGCTGACCAATTGCAACTTGATATGCCCATAGCGTTCCTCGCCCCAGTAATTGCCGCACTTGATCAATCCGCCTTCGAATTGTTTCGTAATCATGACAATTATCCTAACATTCTGTTCCCAGACAAGGGTCCAAAAATCTCGATATGTGGCATCTAGTGGACCTTGAGTAGCGATATATCGTCGAGAAGTGCCACGAGGTTGAATATAGGATGCGTTGATGTAATCAGAATCTTTATCAGGTGGAGAGTTGAGACGAACACGAGAGAAATCGTAGGGCCAGATATTCTTGTATCTGTTTCAAAAACCAGTTAGATTACGTATCGTTGTGTGAGATGACTTACCTATTTTTAGTACCCCTCTCAACACCTGCGGTAatggagaatgggaaaTACTCGACATCCTTAATTCCTCGTTCCCAATTCATCAGCCttttcaactcttccatATCGCTTTCTCGCTGTATAGCCCATTcccaattcttcttctcactaGCACCCCTGGAAGTTTGCCCCTCAT
Coding sequences within:
- a CDS encoding membrane fraction protein — its product is MSSCCGGNNSNGCCKSKLQQAPSAAVPLLRGNKSSNADSSSSSSNGASYGAVWSIDNAAHAHSDRTQQLQEVLGDVQPLGSKCGAHESGGQCCKELKGDDERHLISPEIVRDVIIGLSDGLTVPFALTAGLSSLGSSSLVVTGGLAELCAGAISMGLGGYLASQAELDHFHYLRRQTQARVLRSCAGEMEREIHSILGPLGVKEPLSRLVAEDLRSVEDEIYGPPGAQGSEGVMQGTDVVSESGNMKWGLLNWRTKKTEEEDGGMCGNQEMGMTAFLLKFGEGMEEVPVSRLYVSALTIGLSYFIGGLIPLIPYMATSTAEVGLLYSAIVTSIILFIFGGFKTYFTGATGGWYGYAYGAVSTMIVGGFAAGAAFGLVKALDVQD
- a CDS encoding protein-tyrosine-phosphatase, producing the protein MNRRAPPTLSNFPSASEPRSPSPADPFSPSPAQSPTASSPFRSPGRPSPARRSSSGFSLPLQQPNPSASANTGFSSPWAALAATSGAPTPSIEGPMGRNSPHLRSPFERLNIGGSGNNSSSMSGDESPRIQFGESLTSPFEGQFRHSASAVSLPPSNKQMSTSTSPPVRGGLSAETLMRYKAIATGAGKPDIGGGSASLAAAARKNNSLPTKLSSATLAASTPHSTKSPSPLASSVSGSQSPGGMKPQMIAPIDLAKLLPNSTTLVLDVRPPSSFQSSHIPSSHSLPIPSTLLRRPAFTLDKLTQMLSPHSMQEVSKWQEKSDIVLVDADSGSVPDGGVLDGLAGKFGREGYSGRLWFVKGGHAAMKLSGALALVSDDDEEPQPQQGAAGVGAQKGLMAGRLTSLAFSHESTTGGKSSGRQPPPKGLIIPPTPSLNFQSNPFGSSFPMTTVISERPTALRRLGDAPATTNSIADPTQAKFQPANPFFDNIRQNLELSHGGITERIPLNLPESVKERADQFPDWLRDLVTMPEQDSMDKLAHQFYQLELHEQKRLQAIMEWHTKGSGALLQPDVGYEGQTSRGASEKKNWEWAIQRESDMEELKRLMNWERGIKDVEYFPFSITAGVERGTKNRYKNIWPYDFSRVRLNSPPDKDSDYINASYIQPRGTSRRYIATQGPLDATYRDFWTLVWEQNVRIIVMITKQFEGGLIKCGNYWGEERYGHIKLQLVSQSGGEDNALPAANSGFDFGTAGATPKSSTFPQGSDSNIKRVFLVSRDDKPDQPPRKVVQLQCIGWPDFDVPEKPDTLLKLIQEVNDAACEARPEGCYRKVDEPPVLVHCSAGVGRTGSFIVVDAILDGLRRDLCQRSAPEARSVDEPACDPEAISPQHSSSASPVTTLSTVASPESVCQSFNLGDPNGSVAPQLSISPGTMPTQPEHQVDPNLSLPSKEQSSDETMEVDPLKAANSVDHRFMQYRMASVGTSVSSDSDTRRPSLASAQTSSDRISSESIPGRLSDPQPITSSNRRRREPSPLSAMRDPVSCVLEGMRVQRMSLVQTLRQYLFVHRAIIYHYLHMLDYDQAKERPNPSPLQKHAPSFGSSVSGSAIGSLGSLGSFGSIPTTNSASGGSYTDSLSTNSHADLTKGSTDEDSHTKRRASPTELHPDVVLGGEGGSELSKRPSFKKMKPGTTSGRIGRKSRAMWKGMEKEAVAEEAVVEELED